One genomic window of Lycium ferocissimum isolate CSIRO_LF1 unplaced genomic scaffold, AGI_CSIRO_Lferr_CH_V1 ctg3737, whole genome shotgun sequence includes the following:
- the LOC132044147 gene encoding uncharacterized protein LOC132044147, with the protein MNNLGDLNKVWEIRALKRKPKHEEANKILERIAKQVQPIMRKHNWRVKLLSEMCPKRAALLGLNVGAGIHVKLRLRRPNNDEEFYPYNEVLDTMLHELCHNAHGPHNASFYKLWDELRKECEDLINKGISGTVEGFDLHGRRLGGLHPQPSISSLRQTAAAAAENRARLKSLLPSGPRRLGGDHSIKSALTPIQAAAMAAERRLQDNIWCGSEFCDLSDVDETSDSLPDPLPLGSKLSNGVDAVSSKVTSRKRSRESNSVSSSRSLNGHTVTKPVPKPLSNHDKEIAHGVGQAEGNSHTVPSRGYPESFIDLTGNASCSTSMHGQENLQSPKESMMWECSMCTLLNPPLAPLCKLCQTQKPKDVDDRNSIWSCKFCTLDNSLKLDQCTACGEWRYSHGPPVATPAPNLGT; encoded by the exons ATGAATAATTTGGGGGATCTTAATAAGGTGTGGGAAATCAGAGCTCTGAAGCGTAAACCCAAACATGAAGAAGCCAACAAGATTCTTGAAAGAATTGCTAAACAGGTTCAGCCCATCATGCGTAAACATAATTGGAGAGTTAAACTTCTCTCTGAAATGTG CCCGAAAAGAGCAGCCCTTTTGGGGTTGAATGTAGGAGCTGGGATACATGTAAAGTTGAGACTTCGAAGGCCGAACAATGATGAGGAATTTTACCCTTACAATGAAGTTCTGGATACAATGCTTCATGAACTTTGCCATAATGCTCATGGTCCACACAATGCCAGTTTCTACAAACTCTGGGATGAACTTAGAAAG GAATGTGAAGATTTAATTAATAAAGGGATAAGTGGAACAGTAGAAGGGTTTGATCTCCATGGAAGGCGATTAGGAGGCCTTCACCCACAGCCATCCATATCGTCTCTCCGCCAAACTGCAGCAGCTGCTGCTGAAAATCGAGCACGTCTTAAATCTTTGCTACCATCTGGGCCTAGGCGCCTGGGTGGTGACCATTCTATCAAATCTGCACTTACTCCAATTCAAGCTGCAGCAATGGCTGCAGAAAGGAGATTACAGGATAATATTTGGTGTGGCTCTGAGTTTTGTGACTTATCTGACGTAGATGAAACTTCTGATTCACTACCTGACCCTTTACCACTAGGGTCCAAGCTGTCTAATGGGGTTGATGCGGTGTCTTCCAAGGTAACATCTCGAAAAAGAAGTCGAGAATCGAATTCTGTATCATCCTCAAGGTCCTTGAATGGCCATACTGTGACTAAGCCAGTACCTAAGCCCCTGTCTAACCATGATAAAGAAATTGCTCACGGAGTTGGTCAGGCAGAAGGGAACTCTCATACTGTGCCATCAAGAGGTTATCCAGAGTCCTTTATTGATTTAACTGGGAATGCTTCGTGTTCTACATCAATGCATGGCCAAGAGAACTTACAGAGTCCCAAGGAATCAATGATGTGGGAGTGTTCAATGTGCACGTTGTTGAACCCA CCATTAGCTCCTCTATGCAAACTTTGCCAGACCCAAAAGCCCAAAGATGTGGATGACAGAAATAGTATATGGTCATGCAAATTTTGTACGCTGGATAACAGTCTGAAGTTGGATCAGTGCACAGCCTGTGGAGAATGGAGATATTCTCATGGCCCTCCTGTAGCAACACCAGCACCCAATCTTGGCACTTGA
- the LOC132044146 gene encoding disease resistance protein Pik-1 — MQFSLAHTISMQHLQQKIVIRVQHKCKKCQSKSLMIAAMSTGVNSVSLEGEKKDKVVIIGESVDAVGITSLLRKKVGHASLELVDEIK, encoded by the exons ATGCAATTTAGTTTAGCTCATACAATTTCCATGCAACACTTGCAGCAAAAGATTGTCATAAGAGTGCAGCATAAGTGCAAGAAATGTCAATCAAAATCCTTGATGATTGCTGCTATGTCAACCG GAGTCAACTCAGTGTCATTAGAAGGGGAGAAGAAAGATAAAGTGGTGATAATTGGAGAATCAGTAGATGCAGTCGGCATTACCAGCTTATTGAGGAAGAAGGTCGGACACGCCAGCCTGGAGCTTGTTGATGaaatcaagtga
- the LOC132044144 gene encoding vacuolar protein 8 produces the protein MAQSGRKTEKLGIDWERAFDLYCSAIACDNEVLCVQATTKLANFSKHAPVDLLVRTIPVLVELLRRTPSTELSPSIQEAAARCLKCVACQGEGRLAVVIGESGAIPSLLRLLLHSDGSLPRVLLKCLRNIVTFAARNREIVVRHGGLGIILNLLNTCSDDDLKRYLLEILSALALLREVRRTVLISGGVRFLVESARCGSMISRCRAAQAIGLLGLVKRARRTLVDVGTFSVLLELIQVGDTSTKVVAANALGVISSHVDYIRPLANAGAIPLYAELLEGSEPMGKEIAEDVFCILAVVEENAVAIVQHLVRILRGDSVEAKAAAADVLWDLAGYKHLTSVVRNSAAIPVLVQLLEDENTDVREKVSGAIAQLSYNEVDRATLANSGAISRLIDMLQDESEEMRDNAAEALVNISEDPSLGDRITEVLNSPSFQNMQERLTQIRASNAYLDSSIRHMSIEQTTMDPALI, from the exons ATGGCCCAGTCTGGTAGAAAAACTGAAAAACTTGGCATAGATTGGGAACGAGCATTTGATCTTTATTGCAGTGCGATTGCATGTGACAATGAGGTTTTATGTGTCCAAGCTACAACTAAGCTTGCCAATTTTTCTAAACATGCACCTGTGGATCTATTAGTACGCACGATCCCTGTTCTTGTAGAGCTTCTTCGAAGGACCCCTTCCACCGAGCTGAGTCCCTCAATTCAGGAAGCTGCTGCTCGCTGCTTGAAATGTGTTGCTTGTCAAGGGGAAGGGAGATTGGCTGTAGTTATTGGTGAATCAGGAGCTATCCCTTCTCTATTGAGATTATTATTGCATTCTGATGGGAGTTTGCCAAGGGTTTTATTGAAATGCCTTAGAAATATTGTCACGTTTGCTGCTCGTAATCGTGAGATTGTAGTTAGACATGGTGGACTGGGAATCATTCTCAATTTGTTGAATACCTGCTCGGATGATGATCTAAAGCGATACTTACTAGAAATTCTCAGTGCATTGGCTCTTTTGAGAGAAGTTAGGAGGACCGTTTTGATTTCCGGGGGTGTTCGTTTTCTTGTTGAATCTGCTAGATGTGGCAGCATGATATCTAGATGTAGAGCTGCTCAGGCAATTGGGCTGCTCGGGTTGGTTAAGAGAGCAAGGCGCACGCTTGTTGACGTGGGCACATTTTCAGTGCTTTTAGAACTAATTCAGGTTGGAGATACTTCAACTAAAGTCGTAGCTGCTAATGCACTTGGTGTGATCTCATCTCATGTTGATTACATTAGACCACTTGCTAATGCTGGTGCAATTCCTTTATACGCTGAGCTTCTAGAAGGATCTGAACCCATGGGTAAGGAGATTGCCGAGGATGTCTTTTGCATTCTAGCAGTGGTAGAAGAAAACGCTGTTGCAATTGTTCAACATTTGGTTAGAATCCTTAGAGGAGATAGCGTCGAAGCTAAAGCTGCTGCTGCTGATGTATTGTGGGATCTTGCAG GTTACAAGCATTTGACATCTGTTGTGCGGAATTCAGCTGCAATTCCTGTTCTGGTTCAGCTGTTGGAGGACGAAAATACTGATGTGAGGGAGAAGGTTTCTGGAGCTATCGCCCAGTTGAGTTATAATGAAGTGGATAGAGCTACTCTTGCAAATTCTGGAGCTATTTCGCGATTAATAGATATGTTGCAGGATGAGTCAGAGGAAATGAGAGATAATGCTGCAGAAGCTCTTGTCAATATCTCAGAGGACCCATCACTGGGCGATAGAATAACAGAGGTGTTAAATAGTCCTTCATTCCAGAATATGCAAGAAAGACTGACGCAAATTCGTGCTTCAAATGCTTATTTGGATTCATCAATTAGACATATGAGCATTGAGCAAACAACTATGGACCCTGCTCTTATCTGA